Proteins from a genomic interval of Scylla paramamosain isolate STU-SP2022 chromosome 26, ASM3559412v1, whole genome shotgun sequence:
- the LOC135113878 gene encoding probable glutamate receptor isoform X2 — protein MRVVMVVVVVVMALPSCLKWTTSASLRPKRQEWSVVGAVESVLTSHAPCQHACLLLADQHELEVTQAPRGVRVLRAVGGSVNGSDASHGRLKETVDGVRELGEVWQCLVVVVVSDDPDFLAAFAHLSLRRHALRWSTRILVLTRLPLSHLGGLHGLLSNRNAMLLRIQDHKTSRSVRRVDVFVWQPYSAPGSTPLRVATWTPHGRLTLASHMSLFPDKFSVFSSAPRLKVVVEVLPAHSVSWVDDAGEPGGRRLEYTGYISDVVKHFATRMNFTITYVLSPERTFGSRMPDGSWTGMIGMVVREEADFSPGPFAFSYVRHEAVDYTYALYHQSIKILSGLSGLETDPWGFLLPLTSLVWALTLAALLGMLLILQLFPSCLPGRSLLRGGWSANTFSPVRVLLQQDVVWPAEWWWWEGLVLGLWMLTTLVLTKSYAGNLMSLLAVRYVPQPFQTLRDVLDHPSVVMIWQKYSSYEQLLRDSTSGEMREVAGLEKEGRLEFHTQVRFKEILDTLVRAGGHVLADAGNSLTKLIGSDFSNKGRCNFYLSRDGFFPSSFGMVSQKTNPLVHEFNKRALDLIEQGLIEYGIENAPNITACGNIPKKMLIMSSFSVSNIWGVFVLLGGGLSAALVVWCMELTCRH, from the exons AtgagagtggtgatggtggtggtggtggtggtgatggctctGCCGTCCTGCCTTAAATGGACAACTTCAGCATCTCTTCGTCCAA agaggcaggagtggAGCGTGGTGGGGGCGGTGGAGTCAGTGCTCACCAGCCACGCCCCGTGCCAGCACGCTTGCCTGCTGCTTGCTGACCAACATGAG TTGGAGGTGACGCAAGCGCCGCGGGGCGTCAGAGTGCTGCGGGCGGTAGGCGGCAGCGTCAACGGTTCTGATGCAAGCCACGGCCGCCTCAAGGAGACGGTTGACGGGGTTCGTGAG CTAGGAGAGGTGTGGCagtgcctggtggtggtggtggtgagtgatgacCCAGACTTCCTCGCCGCCTTCGCTCACCTGTCACTCAGGCGTCACGCCCTCAGGTGGTCCACGAGGATCCTTGTCCTCACTCGCCTCCCTCTCAGCCACCTTGGCGGCCTGCATGGCCTTCTCTCCAACAGGAACGCCATGCTGCTCCGAATCCAAGATCATAAAACTTCCAG ATCTGTCAGGCGGGTGGACGTGTTCGTGTGGCAGCCGTACAGCGCCCCCGGCAGCACGCCCCTGAGGGTGGCCACCTGGACGCCGCACGGGAGGCTGACTCTCGCCTCCCACATGTCGCTCTTCCCCGATAAGTTCTCAGT GTTCAGCTCCGCGCCGCGCCtgaaggtagtggtggaggtgctgcCTGCCCACAGCGTGTCCTGGGTCGACGACGCGGGCGAGCCCGGCGGTCGTCGCCTGGAATACACGGGATACATAAGTGACGTTGTGAAGCACTTTGCTACAAGGATGAACTTCAC AATTACGTATGTGTTGTCCCCCGAGAGAACCTTCGGCAGCAGAATGCCGGACGGCTCCTGGACCGGCATGATCGGCATGGTGGTGCGGGAG gaaGCAGATTTTTCACCAGGGCCTTTCGCATTCAGTTATGTTCGACACGAAGCTGTCGATTACACATATGCACTCTACCATCAAAGCATAAAAATACTTAGCGGACTGAGTGGACTAGAGACAGACCCGTGGGGCTTCCTGCTGCCCCTCACATCCCTGGTGTGGGCATTGACCCTGGCGGCGCTGCTTGGGATGCTCCTCATCCTGCAGCTGTTTCCATCCTGCCTGCCCGGCAGATCGCTCCTTCGCGGCGGCTGGTCCGCCAACACCTTCAGCCCTGTCCGCGTCCTCCTGCAGCAAG ACGTGGTGTGGCCcgcggagtggtggtggtgggagggtcTGGTGCTGGGGCTGTGGATGCTGACGACGCTGGTGCTGACTAAGAGCTACGCCGGCAACCTCATGTCCCTGTTGGCCGTGAGATACGTGCCGCAGCCCTTCCAGACTCTGAGGGACGTCCTGGACCACCCGAGCGTGGTCATGATCTGGCAGAAGTATTCCAGTTACGAACAGCTTCTCAGG GACTCCACATCCGGGGAGATGCGAGAGGTGGCCGGACTGGAGAAGGAGGGTCGCCTGGAGTTCCACACACAGGTGCGCTTCAAGGAGATTCTCGACACCCTGGTGAGGGCGGGTGGCCACGTGCTTGCCGATGCTGGGAACTCTCTAACGAAGCTCATTGGCTCAGACTTCAGCAACAAAG ggcgGTGTAACTTTTACCTCTCCAGGGATgggttttttccttcttcgttcgGGATGGTAAGCCAGAAGACCAATCCTCTCGTCCATGAATTCAACAAGAG aGCTCTGGATTTAATCGAGCAGGGTTTAATTGAATATGGGATTGAGAACGCTCCAAATATTACAGCGTGTGGAAACATTCCCAAGAAGATGTTGATTATGtcatccttctctgtctctaaCATCTGG ggagtgtttgtgttgctgggcGGGGGTCTGAGTGCCGCcctggtggtgtggtgcatGGAGCTCACGTGCCGCCACTAG
- the LOC135113878 gene encoding probable glutamate receptor isoform X1, with protein MRVVMVVVVVVMALPSCLKWTTSASLRPKRQEWSVVGAVESVLTSHAPCQHACLLLADQHEELEVTQAPRGVRVLRAVGGSVNGSDASHGRLKETVDGVRELGEVWQCLVVVVVSDDPDFLAAFAHLSLRRHALRWSTRILVLTRLPLSHLGGLHGLLSNRNAMLLRIQDHKTSRSVRRVDVFVWQPYSAPGSTPLRVATWTPHGRLTLASHMSLFPDKFSVFSSAPRLKVVVEVLPAHSVSWVDDAGEPGGRRLEYTGYISDVVKHFATRMNFTITYVLSPERTFGSRMPDGSWTGMIGMVVREEADFSPGPFAFSYVRHEAVDYTYALYHQSIKILSGLSGLETDPWGFLLPLTSLVWALTLAALLGMLLILQLFPSCLPGRSLLRGGWSANTFSPVRVLLQQDVVWPAEWWWWEGLVLGLWMLTTLVLTKSYAGNLMSLLAVRYVPQPFQTLRDVLDHPSVVMIWQKYSSYEQLLRDSTSGEMREVAGLEKEGRLEFHTQVRFKEILDTLVRAGGHVLADAGNSLTKLIGSDFSNKGRCNFYLSRDGFFPSSFGMVSQKTNPLVHEFNKRALDLIEQGLIEYGIENAPNITACGNIPKKMLIMSSFSVSNIWGVFVLLGGGLSAALVVWCMELTCRH; from the exons AtgagagtggtgatggtggtggtggtggtggtgatggctctGCCGTCCTGCCTTAAATGGACAACTTCAGCATCTCTTCGTCCAA agaggcaggagtggAGCGTGGTGGGGGCGGTGGAGTCAGTGCTCACCAGCCACGCCCCGTGCCAGCACGCTTGCCTGCTGCTTGCTGACCAACATGAG GAGTTGGAGGTGACGCAAGCGCCGCGGGGCGTCAGAGTGCTGCGGGCGGTAGGCGGCAGCGTCAACGGTTCTGATGCAAGCCACGGCCGCCTCAAGGAGACGGTTGACGGGGTTCGTGAG CTAGGAGAGGTGTGGCagtgcctggtggtggtggtggtgagtgatgacCCAGACTTCCTCGCCGCCTTCGCTCACCTGTCACTCAGGCGTCACGCCCTCAGGTGGTCCACGAGGATCCTTGTCCTCACTCGCCTCCCTCTCAGCCACCTTGGCGGCCTGCATGGCCTTCTCTCCAACAGGAACGCCATGCTGCTCCGAATCCAAGATCATAAAACTTCCAG ATCTGTCAGGCGGGTGGACGTGTTCGTGTGGCAGCCGTACAGCGCCCCCGGCAGCACGCCCCTGAGGGTGGCCACCTGGACGCCGCACGGGAGGCTGACTCTCGCCTCCCACATGTCGCTCTTCCCCGATAAGTTCTCAGT GTTCAGCTCCGCGCCGCGCCtgaaggtagtggtggaggtgctgcCTGCCCACAGCGTGTCCTGGGTCGACGACGCGGGCGAGCCCGGCGGTCGTCGCCTGGAATACACGGGATACATAAGTGACGTTGTGAAGCACTTTGCTACAAGGATGAACTTCAC AATTACGTATGTGTTGTCCCCCGAGAGAACCTTCGGCAGCAGAATGCCGGACGGCTCCTGGACCGGCATGATCGGCATGGTGGTGCGGGAG gaaGCAGATTTTTCACCAGGGCCTTTCGCATTCAGTTATGTTCGACACGAAGCTGTCGATTACACATATGCACTCTACCATCAAAGCATAAAAATACTTAGCGGACTGAGTGGACTAGAGACAGACCCGTGGGGCTTCCTGCTGCCCCTCACATCCCTGGTGTGGGCATTGACCCTGGCGGCGCTGCTTGGGATGCTCCTCATCCTGCAGCTGTTTCCATCCTGCCTGCCCGGCAGATCGCTCCTTCGCGGCGGCTGGTCCGCCAACACCTTCAGCCCTGTCCGCGTCCTCCTGCAGCAAG ACGTGGTGTGGCCcgcggagtggtggtggtgggagggtcTGGTGCTGGGGCTGTGGATGCTGACGACGCTGGTGCTGACTAAGAGCTACGCCGGCAACCTCATGTCCCTGTTGGCCGTGAGATACGTGCCGCAGCCCTTCCAGACTCTGAGGGACGTCCTGGACCACCCGAGCGTGGTCATGATCTGGCAGAAGTATTCCAGTTACGAACAGCTTCTCAGG GACTCCACATCCGGGGAGATGCGAGAGGTGGCCGGACTGGAGAAGGAGGGTCGCCTGGAGTTCCACACACAGGTGCGCTTCAAGGAGATTCTCGACACCCTGGTGAGGGCGGGTGGCCACGTGCTTGCCGATGCTGGGAACTCTCTAACGAAGCTCATTGGCTCAGACTTCAGCAACAAAG ggcgGTGTAACTTTTACCTCTCCAGGGATgggttttttccttcttcgttcgGGATGGTAAGCCAGAAGACCAATCCTCTCGTCCATGAATTCAACAAGAG aGCTCTGGATTTAATCGAGCAGGGTTTAATTGAATATGGGATTGAGAACGCTCCAAATATTACAGCGTGTGGAAACATTCCCAAGAAGATGTTGATTATGtcatccttctctgtctctaaCATCTGG ggagtgtttgtgttgctgggcGGGGGTCTGAGTGCCGCcctggtggtgtggtgcatGGAGCTCACGTGCCGCCACTAG